A region of Polynucleobacter sp. JS-Mosq-20-D10 DNA encodes the following proteins:
- the truB gene encoding tRNA pseudouridine(55) synthase TruB, translating to MSVRIDGVVLLDKPAGMSSQGAVTAVKRAFNAEKAGHTGTLDPMATGLLPICLGEATKYSQDLLEADKTYIAQVKFGQRTDTGDAEGLIIEELPLPVFADEVALKLALESLLPAFTGLISQVPPMYSALKRDGKPLYEYARAGVELERAPRNITIHAIRWTNINWPEATLEVSCSKGTYIRVLAEDIGKALGCGAHLVGLRRTEVGHLTLEQSFTIESIQKGLQESSCYILPVDALLQTLPHLTVDEQQAKRLEMGQRVPLNLTSIEALVRIYRATAAPHNFIGTGDWRSGVLHPKRLISSAH from the coding sequence ATGTCTGTACGTATCGATGGCGTTGTCTTGCTTGATAAACCTGCTGGCATGAGCTCGCAAGGAGCCGTTACTGCTGTGAAGCGTGCATTCAATGCGGAAAAAGCTGGGCACACGGGCACCTTGGATCCAATGGCTACAGGCTTACTCCCCATTTGTTTGGGTGAAGCAACAAAGTACTCTCAGGATTTATTGGAAGCGGATAAGACTTACATCGCTCAAGTGAAATTTGGTCAGCGCACTGATACTGGCGATGCTGAAGGCCTCATCATTGAAGAGTTGCCGCTCCCAGTATTTGCTGATGAAGTTGCCTTGAAGTTAGCGCTAGAGTCATTATTGCCCGCATTTACTGGTCTCATTAGTCAGGTTCCGCCAATGTATTCAGCACTCAAGCGCGATGGCAAGCCTTTATATGAATATGCTCGTGCTGGTGTTGAGTTGGAGCGTGCCCCACGAAATATTACGATTCACGCCATTCGCTGGACCAATATCAATTGGCCTGAAGCCACTTTAGAAGTGAGCTGTAGCAAAGGTACTTACATTCGTGTCTTAGCAGAAGATATTGGCAAAGCTTTGGGTTGTGGTGCGCATTTGGTTGGCTTGCGCCGTACTGAAGTAGGTCACCTCACTTTAGAACAGTCTTTCACAATCGAATCGATTCAGAAGGGCTTGCAAGAAAGCTCATGCTACATCTTGCCAGTCGATGCGCTATTACAAACCTTGCCACATCTAACAGTAGATGAGCAGCAAGCAAAACGTTTAGAGATGGGGCAGCGAGTCCCGCTCAATTTAACCTCGATAGAAGCGCTAGTGCGTATCTATCGCGCAACTGCTGCTCCACATAACTTTATCGGCACTGGAGATTGGCGCTCTGGGGTGTTGCATCCCAAGCGTTTGATTTCTTCGGCGCATTAA
- the rbfA gene encoding 30S ribosome-binding factor RbfA, whose amino-acid sequence MHKSSPHRNQRLADQIQRDLAELIPRELRSPSLGLITLQSIELTPDLAHAKVFFTVLGAEPEVALKALQDKAGYLHSLLFKRLHIHTVPTLHFHYDSSVEHGIEMSRLIDQAVDSDRKDENA is encoded by the coding sequence ATGCATAAATCTAGCCCTCATCGTAACCAGCGTCTCGCCGATCAAATTCAGCGAGACCTGGCCGAGCTGATTCCTCGTGAATTGCGTAGCCCGAGCCTAGGTTTGATTACTTTACAAAGTATTGAACTTACGCCAGATTTGGCGCATGCAAAAGTCTTCTTCACTGTTTTGGGCGCTGAGCCTGAAGTAGCATTGAAGGCGTTACAGGATAAAGCGGGCTACTTACACTCTTTATTGTTTAAGCGTTTGCATATTCATACTGTGCCAACCCTGCATTTCCACTACGACAGTTCTGTTGAGCATGGCATCGAAATGTCTCGCTTAATTGATCAAGCGGTGGATAGTGATCGCAAAGACGAGAACGCGTAA